In Cryptomeria japonica chromosome 1, Sugi_1.0, whole genome shotgun sequence, the sequence CATTGGTACTACATAACCTATCAAATTTTTACTCaagatctaccatggcgcccaagatccaagaccctgtagttgtccaaaatgtggagaagccatctttgaagtattccctaactcctaaagttgccttagaatcggatgataaaactgcattttcactcatcccggatcgagtcttattggtagaagatgtcagattctttaccaggtgccgtgttgaggaactcggtcatgtagagattagtgacacatatgatgaactgtgcactgacggcaaactggatagtaaatttgaacatatcagaatcaagggattaactgaagccctagtttatcctcgtgtgttcaaaccccaatgggttaagtttgtattgagcagagtacatgacgatttcatgtggctacaagagcaaccgttcaagatcacaaaggaagtcattcatctgatcaccggatatcccatctacgatcatgctcatgcatagaaaatgatatcacaaaaggagctaatcagtctaaccagagtcgaatctgattaccaaggattgaaattgaataatgtcactgatgctaaactaaaatttgcaatcagagtcactggttactgtttcttccaatctgcaagggaaaacagtgtaccatgtgctgtagtggacctggcctacaaaatagtaaagaagggaatgaaagtagacttgtgtgaagtactactaaagaacttctttgagaacctgaacacaataaggaagctgaagaagaacaactcagcaaacacactcaagttcgattcactacttgtctgtatgtttttctattttgaaaagttctttccctcagtcggtaaagtagtatgggagctacatcgacctatCACTCattagatcaatgattacatcaagaagttaggagataactttaatgatgtcatggatgattactttaggaaattccaagagaaaatgcacaacaagtacaggatcccaccacagctggttgaaaaatacaaggacaatatttgttttgaagttgacactgattactgctatgtaaatGCTATTGAATCAAGGATtcagtcattgcaaccaatgggttatgaaattgatcattacattacacaacaacaaattgatgcctacctatcattgccaaggcatgcaactgaactaaggtatggaacctatgaagaggtaaaggagaaagtaaaaatgagcattgtagttcctaaggctacaaggaaagcaacaaagataataaaagctttatctgagaaattcggagaagaatcctcatctacacctatcaaaggcaatcttgccattaccgaggaagaatcaaaagcatagGAGGCTACAATAACATTAAGCACatagttgccaaagggaaaagttctaaaaagaaagaaataggacatttcaaaggccctaccgactccaccaacaaagagacccaatactagagcatcagctgcatcactgagCAAGAAACGAAAGACTATTGccactcctaaggtaacaaagacttacaagaaatctactcggagactcattttggcaaaagagtcgagtgatacagagtctgatgatgctaataaattccagattgtgaagagcaaaaaggcaaacattcacagtgttgaaaacttttgtgccaatcttaaggaatacaGTGGGTTtccaggatttagatatgttaagtatgagtctaggaacaatgatgagaaatgacagattgaagaagctgtcatatgtacacttttgaagtttcggttagcaccattggaactagcaaagtcacttccaagtgaactctactcacatattgataatagatggaaatatgcaatggattcagagagacaaataagagaaagaagtcttgtccacttatttctTGACATGtctgtagctgaaatcaaggagcatttgtccacatacaattcaaaatttcttgtgaaacagagagccttaaaattgatgaatgggctatatattgatgtggagaatgagactaaggccaagtggcaggagatcttcaaacaaaaggatgtcggtgaacaatctcaaattgaaattgatgatgtcaccaagcaagatccagatgtcatcgagcaaggtctagacccggttgacacaatacaaattgatgaagatgtaatggatgaagccgcaagaaatgattgaaggcaccacttatgcaaaacttgtgtctagtgaatcagtcttagaacaagttcagccttatccgtcgGTGAAGCCAACAGTACCAACTGAAGCCCCCAAGGACACTGAACAAGTTaccaaaggtaacaaatctgaagctgcagaagatgcaggtaacaaatctgaagctacaacagacacaacaaaagatcaatcgtctCAGGGACAGATAAGCAAAACAAATATTACAGCAGAGATGCCTAGCActgagccatccaaagacactgcaactgctacaggaacagtacaaagtgttgcatctaccgagcaacctaccgagggacataacgcctcacaagcacttgtcttagtgcctgagacaaaaggaaaagagaaaaaggtgagaaagcatggttttaaatttgacttatctaaaccgatcgtgttgcccaatgtcgacatctccaaattaaaagggcaagcactcactgaatttggtgaactatgcaaagtaaAGGCCGAATAGGAGAAACAACTAGCAatatagaaaaagaacaaggtacttcaaaaggttaggacactactcatagaaatgctaccatcagcaatagtgtctaccgatgcagccatccatattcagttggatgaactccttaatcagattgaaacatccagagttgatgcatctgaatacctaagcaagctcaatgataaagagctcacaacaaaaatgatagaggaagtccaaaaatcaattgctgttggcaaggtaaaacttgtcaaattcattgctgagttgacccctcaactcaagcacattctttatttattctagaaattgtgtacattttctttatttattaaagacatcaaaaataaaacagatgcaattgagaaagagatcaccgatctctcctgcaagttgaccactgagcctaattcagttcaaactttttacaaaaagctacaatagctcatggctcaatagttagaactgaagaatgaagagcataaaattaggatggatataatgacccttcaaacattattccttcctcatctctcatcagtccaagagcagcttaaccgagctacaagcttatcaactacccaagagggaagcactcttgatggcttgatatcactcttatctgatattcaagcacataactcattaatggaaagtctctaagactcactctcagtcaccctcactgacgcccggaccaagtataagattatttttgattagttaccgcctccgaatgcaaattaagtttttaatgtttgtcaaaaagggggagtaatattatgttactacacaggggaggaaagcccagcaaagggggagtaattctacacttggagaatagtatagttttgataacacaattttgagtattgtatacaaggggagtctaccgagtagaatatgcagaatatacagagcacacaagtacagtatAGAAccaaaccgaacatgcaaaatttagagttatgtacaggataatgataaggggagtatatctacatatactattgactattgtacatattgtcaagtatagtcattttgtcaagtatatatttttttgagttatgactttgtaagtagtttttgtcaaacatctcaactaatgtcaaaaggggagactgttactacttatcaaattgcccttagtttcatatccaaagtcatactatattctagtcggttagtattatcaaatcatgcagtcagtacacacagagaagccggtatgaacaatctagttggttactgaagaaagcagtcacagaacatagtattcaccgagctgtttactgagtaaaggttcatggctaccgagtggtaaaggtaactcactgagttgatattcaccgagtgaaacgtcttactagatacactaaacctggacatgcacatgaaaatgtgttacaagatcgaggcacatctaatcattttttgcattggaaattgcactaggagattgtgcatgattacaagatcaatctaacctatgagatattttgtttaatcgaagaatctttttgtaagatcgaagcaatgaatcagatcaccgctataagagatctatatatacagcacatttctagggttagacataaggcgtgatatgatgtgataagagatgcaatgagatagcagtgtgtatacatgaaggaagactgttacagagacacagagaggtcaccgagaaggttatcagtgaacagtcaaagaacagagtaaatagaagggtttaccgagtttcattatggattaccaaggtatgctacaagctaggtaatcttattcagagcacatagaatctgctttaacattttagatgtaaagttgcaaatatttgtaatgattatattgtaatattttgaagttgtaagagaaacctttaacagggtaaaagactctaaccaagtctataaattgtaaatcctttaactatgTGCTACACTTTTGTAGTGTTGtacaaatcctttagtaaggtagatctaactaatcgtaatactcctaacagggtaagctattagaaatagctaaatgtagctctaaccgagcattctttattattgcagtagtgaagttgtgggtgccatccccaccgctaTTTTTtgctctaaccaagagtttctgcgtgaccaaaatatatgtgttatggagtgaatcatgtatgactattatctgttgattatagttttgttttatgttactacactattctttttatgcataatagtaaggttattacaaaggaaaagttttggagtattgattcacccctcccctcttagtacattagctttctatattgggcctaacactatgTCATTCTAGTCCTAGAACTAGGAGGATAACAACATTTGAGCTCATGTTCCAGCCCCTCTCATAAGAGAGTCAAGGTTTTCATTTCTCTAATACCATATTTGAAATATGTGTAGAGATAGAGaattcaaaataatttaaaataaaatagtatGTGTTTCATATATCTTATTCAatacatattacatatatatataattccatATTCTATATTATAAGAAACCTCCTTCAACGAATCCTAAATATAATGAGTTGTTTAAACAACTCAACACATTCATAGGACTAATATAATAACCTATTCAACAAACAATAAAAAACCTACCAAAATATTAATTTATGCATCCTATGATGCAATATTTCTAACATTTttaagtcattaaatatcttattctagacatccataaATGTAGAATAcaataattgtgttcacaacccactttaACCACTACTACTAGAACTCATCACCGCTcatgaatgtattacaaataatggtaagaattaaatattacaaattattttccccATACATTCTAAGTGTATTAGggcactttccaaggatgttggaaccatgtcataagatttacaaggtagatgacaccttaattCTAACAAATTGAATGTGTCCTTGCATGCTTGAGTTGATATATTTTCATATTTCTGTGTTGATAGAAGTACCTATGTTCATGTTTTTTTGTTGTTTGACTTGCACCCATAGGGTTTAGTAGAAAAATTCATTAGGATTACTTATATTAATCAATAAAGTGTGATGAATATAAATTAACTTGCAAGAATGTCTAGGTTTTTTAATATGAGGCTAGCTTATAGCCTTTAAAAACATCTAGTGAATAAATCTAAGGAGATTGGTTTGATCTTGGTGTTGTAGATAGTTTATAACCTACCATTATAAGTGATTAAAGTTATAAGAAATAATATCACTTGTTCTTTATCAAACTCTCAAAGATATaaaaaaattcctttttcatttaatTCTTAATATAATATTTCAAATTATCAATTCCCATATCCTCTAAATTAATTAAGGTAAGTTATCTTATGcttgatttttcatttatttaataaGCTTCGATTTAGATCAAATAGATTTTATTCTCTTAAATATGGGAGTATAGAAACCAATTAAAATATACACAAAGACAATCATAATGGTTACTAAAATGACTAAATATGGTTTTGTTAATAGTTCAATatattccatcaaaatatttttttattacaaGTCAATTGCATTAAGCATtacataatattttctttaaccaaccaaaaattattttcttaattttGAAGATACTATAAACTTATAACACATATCCATGAAATATTCCTTAGAACCATTATATAGACCAATATTAGAAAGAAAAtctcattaatttattaaaatgaaaATTCTATTACATTTTAAAATGTCTCTTAGCTCAATGATAAAGTGACTTATATCAATGCAGAAATTGTTAAAATATATTCAAAGGTTACATGTTTATAGGTTCAATGAGGATTTGAGTTACATGGTTTTGTATGTCTTTATTTGAAATACTAAAACCATCTCTCTCTTTGTAGAAATGTAGGTAACCTCTTGTGATGTCATAAGCATAATCCTTGCTACATGTTGGAACGCCATCATTTTTCAAGTACTCCCAATTTAATTCTTTGAGTCGTTCATCCAATAAATTCTTGATGTAATCCAATGCATCTTCTTCAATGGATCCTGGATTATCTCTCATGTAACACGCTACTGATGAATTTGTTTCTCCTCGAGCTATCTCACCCTTCACAACCAAAGATtgaattttatattaaaatatataaattgagcTCACATCAAACTCAACATTTCATTTTTTATGAATTTACGTATAATGCTATTAATATGAAACATAATTATATTACATACCTTAAAGGATTTAATATCACCTCTTAGTCTAAGGCTCATACACAAGAGATCCATGAATCTTGATGGATAATCAATTTTTGGAAGAATATTTTCTGAAAGGATCTCATCTATTGTTAACACGGGTTGCAATGTGGTTGCACGAGTCCCTGAACTAACTGTTCCATTCTCAATGTGTTCTGCCAAAGTTGGTATGTGACTTGTAGCAAGCCACTCAGCTTCTTGCATCATGGCATTTGCATAACCTTCCCACTACATAAACAAGCCATAGTTTTAAATTAGAAACAATaaaagcatatcatttcattaaaaatatataaaaaaactaAGTTTAACACCATTTTTAGTGTTAAAAGATAAATAACCCACTAAAGTATACAACACCACAAAATAATTTCGAAGTATTAAACAATTAGATAATATAAGGAGAAAGGTACTAATAGACATCCCAAAacacatttaataatttttttttaaaaaggtgaTACAACAAATTTAAGAAAGATCAGACAAAAATTAAACAAATCTATATACACAAGCCTATTAATTTGTTTTATTAAATTATAAAGCTAAGTATTGATTCTATATTCAGGTAAAATTAAGATGTGTAGACTAAAGCAAATTATGtgataaaataagaaaaataaaataggtGAATTAAGTATTTCACATATAAAGaagatgattaaataaaatatttagtaaaactaaatttaattaatatgaaatcaAGCATTAATTTTTACTAATATGATATAAAAATACTTGAGCTTATAAGATTAATATGGCCCTATGATTAAAAATCATAATTTAAAATAGATGATAATATCTAACGTTATGAAGCAAGtggaaaaatatgaaattaaaataatattttaggtTTTCTCTTTTAAAAATTAAGGTTGAACAAATATGATGACCTATTGCATATATTTATAAGATagttaaagtaaataaaatatttcatttatgtaTAGGTAAAATTAATACTAAAATAACAAAAACCATATCCATACAACATCTCTAGAGGGGGTGAGAGTATCTCGTCCTTGAATCTTTTCAGCTTCTCGATCCATTTCATTGATTGTCTCATACAATGCCATATATAGAACTTTCATATATTCGGGAAGATGGTCTATAGATGTCGGATCCCACCTAAGAGACACATAGAAGATTATTATATCACAATCCTATATAGATGTATTATTAGGTATAAGTTATAACTAGACAAATCATGATTTACCACTTACTTCTTGATAGCCTTTGTGAGGAGTTTCAATTCATCTATTGTTCCATATGTGTCGTATATATCATCTAAATATGTTGCAATTGAAGAGAACTTTGCTACACCATATCTAAATGCAGCATACCTCTCATCCTCACAAATAGCACATGCCATAAAAAAATATTCTACATGACGATGGCGAGCGAATTCCAATTTAGACAAACCAGACTCCCTCCACCATCTGAAATACAACACCCATTTAAAAATAAATCACGCAAAACCTTGATTACTCATAAAACTACTAACCAATTTCTTCCtttcaaaattgaaaaataaaaaatagtaaaaattaaattaaattaaattttacgtataattataaaatctaataatCAATGTCGCTAACTCACCTAGAATAAGTTTTAAGCTCTTGTTGATGCAGTGACTGAATCGCATTGAAGTCCATTTTAGCTAAAAGTAAAAGTTTCTCATTGCCCGCCATCCTAAGTAGCCAATTATCTTATTATAATtttttgacatatatatatatatataaaagacgtCGCAAACCCATGAATGGAAAATACATTTATTTAATACTGTAAAAGGTGTTTCCACTACCTGGCCCACGATTCGTTTTCTCCATAGATCTGGATATATTTCTTTGCTTCCAATCTGGGCAGATTGTTGTACCAGCCATACTCCAGATTGAATGATATCTGGATATAacaatgatcttattataatataaaCAAAGGAGTTTGTATGATCTATATATAGGAAAAGAACAAGTTTAATTGTAAATGCCTCTGCACtttaattcatcaaaaaaattgtaAATGCCTCTGCACTTCACAGAGGAGTCAATCTTCTAGTCTTCTTAAGCTTACCTCTTGTAAAAGGTTTGAGCTGATCCCACTCTTCTCCATAGCTTGATTTAAATATGTAGTAGAGAATTCCTTAGCCTCGTCCAAAATTTTCTCCCCACGAAAAGCAATATGTGAAGCCCGAAACAGATTTAGAATACCTTTAATTTTATCCTCCTCTGTTTGCGCAGTGGAGCACAAGAACTGCCCATTTGCTGTTCTAAAGGCTCCCAACATTCCTGCCATTATAGTTTCCACAATATTGTGTTAGCAAATATAGCAATATCAAGTGAACCCAAAAATCAGATTGAATATAGGTTAAAATGTTTCTTATTTTCACAAGGTATTTAGATTTATAACAGAGATTATACCTGGAGAAACAGGATATCTATGGAGTCTAAGAATCCGAAAGCCCAAGGCCGTGATGTTGAGATCTCTTTGGCATTCACCCCAATGCCTGTTGCATTCCTTTCAAACTGTTATATACATATTGATGGCACATTGTTTACTATAATAAATAGCATTTTAAGATGTAGATAATCTTACAAGAGTCAGGTCCTTTTCAaagaatttgtttaattaataaaaagcaAACCTGTAAATAAAATCAAGGGCTTCTTTAATTTCCTTTTGAAAATGTCGATCTATTCCAAGACGTTCAATATTATCAACGAGGCCAAGAAGTGGGGAAACATTTTCTGCAGATGCACTGAACATGTCTTTGATCTCGCTAATAAGACCTCCACAACGCTCAGCGTAGAGAGGAGCCTGTGAAATTCCAATAACAATGAATTTTTATACGATTTTCATTTCATCACTTATAATCCCTTAAATCAAtagaataaataatttttttttcaatattatatTTCATATTCAATCTCTGTATTGTAAACATTCTACCTATTATTGACAGAAAGCTTACAAAATCTATCATCTAACAAAactaaaatacaaaaaaacataaaaaatgcttacaTAAAAGTTCTATCATCTGACAAAGCTTACAAAATCGGTTACCTCATAAGGATGCTTCGGAAGAGACTGTATAAAATCATCGCCCCACAAGTTGGGATGATGCTTACCAGTGCGCCGCAATGGGATTTCTACTTTAGATAAGGCCTGATTTACGATAGGCTTTATAAGCTTTTTCCTTGGTATTAATGGCACTGCTTTACTGCAAACTTGAAGATTGTGGGACTTGGCAGGGTGAGATTTGAGGCAAAAGCCCAAATTAGGGGAAAAAGTGGTGATAAGAGCCATTGCAAGCAAAATTTGTTTGTTGCTTTTTTACAGAGAGAATTGAATGTTGCAAGGAATGCTAGTTTGtttccaatttatagagaaaaatCATTTGTGAAAAGGGAAGTTGCAAAATTTTCTAGTTCTTTTAGCACGTGTAGAATCTGGTTTTCTACATCTCCCTCGTGCGTTGAAATAGGAACCATGTCTTTTGGCGAGGTTTAATAAGAATTGATGACTCTTGGTATGTAGAAATGTAGGGAAGAAATAAAGTGTAAGTGTTTTATTGACATCCGTTTAGGATAAAAGTATAAAATTGTGTTACGTTTCAGTAAGTGTTTTATTGGATTTAAATGAGAGCAGCGGATGATAGGATGAAGGAAGGGGTTCAATTAATCTGTTTATATTTTAATAAtcagatttttttaattaaaattccaaTAAAACGTTATTTAGCGGTTTAATAGATAGTCATTAATATACTCTCAAAAAAGGTTAGTAATTAAAGAAATTATACAATTTTATTGATACCAATAACACACAATTATTGTGATATTTGTGTATGAGGGTGAGAAGTCTGTGTGTGCAGTTAGAGTGGGGCTAAAGGTTATTGTTGTTTGCCACCCACCCTACATGGGTGGGTGGAAGGATAGAGAGTTGCTAGGGCCGTATGTGTGTGGGGATGGGTGGGGGGTTAAGTTAACTCTCACCCATCAACTACCTTAGAATAGTACGGGCCTACACACTTGATTACTTGATTGAGGTGTGTGAGCTAGGAGAGAAGGCACTTGGTTACATTTTTGTTTGATTCCCTCAGGTAGGGTGACAAATGGATGCAAAGAAATGTCTATTTTCTATACCCAAGCATTAGATACATTAGGGAACAAATAGAGGTGATGGGTTGCAATTTGACGATTCATGTTCCAATAACCATGTATTGGATTTTgctaattaaaaatccactaaaaaATCAGTTAAGTGGGCCAATAGCCACCTAGCA encodes:
- the LOC131051812 gene encoding alpha pinene synthase, chloroplastic-like, which gives rise to MALITTFSPNLGFCLKSHPAKSHNLQVCSKAVPLIPRKKLIKPIVNQALSKVEIPLRRTGKHHPNLWGDDFIQSLPKHPYEAPLYAERCGGLISEIKDMFSASAENVSPLLGLVDNIERLGIDRHFQKEIKEALDFIYRHWGECQRDLNITALGFRILRLHRYPVSPGMLGAFRTANGQFLCSTAQTEEDKIKGILNLFRASHIAFRGEKILDEAKEFSTTYLNQAMEKSGISSNLLQEISFNLEYGWYNNLPRLEAKKYIQIYGENESWARMAGNEKLLLLAKMDFNAIQSLHQQELKTYSRWWRESGLSKLEFARHRHVEYFFMACAICEDERYAAFRYGVAKFSSIATYLDDIYDTYGTIDELKLLTKAIKKWDPTSIDHLPEYMKVLYMALYETINEMDREAEKIQGRDTLTPSRDVWEGYANAMMQEAEWLATSHIPTLAEHIENGTVSSGTRATTLQPVLTIDEILSENILPKIDYPSRFMDLLCMSLRLRGDIKSFKGEIARGETNSSVACYMRDNPGSIEEDALDYIKNLLDERLKELNWEYLKNDGVPTCSKDYAYDITRGYLHFYKERDGFSISNKDIQNHVTQILIEPINM